Proteins from a single region of Egicoccus sp. AB-alg2:
- a CDS encoding branched-chain amino acid transaminase: protein MPFPKSDKIWMDGEFVDWDAATVHVLTPTLHYGYGVFEGIRAYPTDAGPAVFQLRPHLARLLKSAKIYPPLDTIPYSVDELCDVVCELIRVNGHEGGCYIRPTIILGYGEIGLNPLPSKPQTIIATWEWGAYLGEDSAVNGVSVGISSYRRIGKNTIPPAGKANGQYLNSSLAKVEALRSGYDEAIMLSEDGFVAEGTGENLFVVRDGVVLTPPLADGPLGGITRSSVMTIARDLDIEVHETSLVRTDLYLADEIFLTGTAAELTPVREVDGRVIGPRGPVTERIQATFVDAIHGRIDAYKDWLTIVD from the coding sequence ATGCCGTTTCCGAAGTCCGACAAGATCTGGATGGACGGCGAGTTCGTCGACTGGGACGCCGCCACGGTCCACGTCCTGACGCCGACGCTGCACTACGGCTACGGGGTCTTCGAGGGCATCCGCGCCTACCCGACCGACGCCGGCCCGGCCGTCTTCCAGCTGCGGCCACACCTCGCCCGGTTGCTGAAGTCGGCCAAGATCTACCCGCCGCTGGACACGATCCCGTACTCGGTCGACGAGCTGTGCGACGTCGTGTGCGAGCTCATCCGGGTCAACGGCCACGAAGGCGGCTGCTACATCCGCCCGACGATCATCCTCGGCTACGGCGAGATCGGCCTCAACCCGCTGCCGTCCAAGCCACAGACGATCATCGCGACCTGGGAGTGGGGCGCGTACCTCGGCGAGGACAGTGCCGTCAACGGGGTCAGCGTCGGCATCAGCTCCTACCGCCGGATCGGCAAGAACACCATCCCGCCGGCCGGCAAGGCCAACGGCCAGTACCTGAACTCGTCGCTGGCGAAGGTCGAGGCGCTGCGCTCGGGCTACGACGAGGCGATCATGCTCTCCGAGGACGGCTTCGTCGCCGAGGGGACCGGTGAGAACCTGTTCGTGGTCCGAGACGGCGTCGTGCTGACCCCGCCGCTGGCGGACGGCCCGCTGGGCGGCATCACCCGCTCCAGCGTGATGACGATCGCCCGGGACCTGGACATCGAGGTCCACGAGACCAGCCTCGTACGGACCGACCTCTACCTCGCCGACGAGATCTTCCTGACCGGCACCGCGGCCGAACTGACGCCGGTCCGCGAAGTCGATGGCCGAGTGATCGGGCCGCGCGGGCCGGTCACCGAACGGATCCAGGCCACCTTCGTCGATGCCATCCACGGGCGCATCGACGCCTACAAGGACTGGCTGACGATCGTCGACTGA
- a CDS encoding alpha/beta hydrolase, with protein MPSLRARLVKQGLVTSVRLMRARGGGAPDPAGPLEDLEAYALRMREQLEEMGNRIRLPKTASWEACEMPGVLGEWVRDERAGDTDRVVFHIHGGAYAMGSPRSHRGLAAALSRTARAPVLLPEYRLAPEHVFPAALDDVLAAWRWLVDVHGAPPERIAVSGDSAGGGLGLSLLVHLRDEGQPLPGCYVGMSPWTDLAGTGESMHELDGIDPWLSAGLVEPAARAYAGDLELSDPRVSPHYADLTGLPPMLVHVGSDEILRDDARRLVTRAREAGLDASLGEFSGLWHVFHAFPGFPESRHALREIGAFMRRHTGADAVASSLPQPRSA; from the coding sequence GTGCCGTCGCTGCGCGCACGCCTCGTCAAACAGGGGCTGGTGACGTCGGTCCGTCTCATGCGGGCCCGGGGCGGCGGCGCGCCAGACCCGGCCGGGCCGTTGGAGGACCTCGAGGCCTACGCGCTGCGCATGCGCGAACAGCTCGAGGAGATGGGCAACCGCATCCGGCTGCCGAAGACGGCGTCGTGGGAGGCCTGCGAGATGCCGGGCGTGCTCGGCGAATGGGTCCGCGACGAGCGTGCCGGCGACACCGATCGCGTCGTGTTCCACATCCACGGCGGCGCCTACGCGATGGGTTCGCCGCGCAGCCACCGCGGTCTGGCCGCCGCCCTGTCGCGGACCGCCCGCGCGCCGGTGCTGCTGCCGGAGTACCGGCTCGCCCCCGAGCACGTCTTCCCGGCCGCGCTCGACGACGTGCTGGCGGCCTGGCGGTGGCTGGTCGACGTGCACGGCGCACCCCCGGAGCGCATCGCGGTCAGCGGCGACTCCGCCGGCGGCGGCCTCGGCCTGTCGCTCCTGGTGCACCTGCGCGACGAGGGGCAGCCGCTGCCGGGCTGCTACGTGGGCATGTCCCCGTGGACCGACCTCGCCGGCACGGGCGAGTCCATGCACGAACTCGACGGGATCGACCCGTGGCTGAGCGCCGGCCTGGTGGAACCCGCGGCCCGCGCCTACGCCGGCGACCTCGAACTGAGCGACCCGCGGGTCTCGCCCCACTACGCCGACCTCACCGGGCTGCCACCGATGCTCGTCCACGTCGGCAGCGACGAGATCCTGCGCGACGACGCCCGACGGCTGGTCACCCGCGCCCGCGAGGCCGGCCTCGACGCCTCGCTGGGCGAGTTCTCCGGGCTCTGGCACGTCTTCCACGCCTTCCCCGGATTTCCCGAGTCGCGCCATGCACTGCGCGAGATCGGCGCGTTCATGCGCCGACACACCGGTGCGGACGCCGTCGCGTCGTCCCTCCCACAGCCGCGTTCGGCCTGA